One Burkholderia gladioli genomic window, CGGCATCCAGCTTGACTTCGTCGAAGGTATGAGCAGCGTCGATGTAGATCATGTCGAAATACTCGTCGGGGTAGCGCGGTAGCGTTTCCGAACTCAAGCCCTCGTGAGTGATGACCGGCGAGGTGCTGTTCTGCATTTCCGCCTCGTAAAATTGACGATGCGTCATGCCGCGCAGGACTTCGCGAGTGGGTCGTCCCCACAATGTGTCGGCGGTATGAATCTGGAACAGGTCGAACGCACAAAATTGCTTGGGTTTGAATTTTTCGATCATGAATTTCGAAAATGTACCCAATGCAACGCCGACTTCCGCGATATGGGAATCAGGGGCGAGGCGGAGATCCGAAATCAGATCGAACCGATTTGCATACAGGCGCGCTCCGGCAATATGTTTGGCGGCCAATTCTGGGAAATCACGATCCATTGTTATCTCCATCGGATAATAGTTAGCATATTATGTTGCGATAGATTACCGCAAAATTAATTCTCGATAGGAAATTTTCGAGTTGAATTTTGCCCCGTCATGGTTTTTGGGTAGGAAATTGACTGGCGATAGCGCTGCCGAGGCGTAGGCGTTTCATTCCGGGTCGAGCGCGGAATTGCAAAGAAATAATAGGCTCCGATTGTTATTGTGTTTTTGGTATCAGTTTCAGCTTTTCGGACGAGTCGGTCGGGGCCAAATCGCCCGCCTTGGTAGATACGGCTGAAAGGCGGCGCGGTGTCGCGCCACGTCGGCAGGCGAGCGTGAAGCTGGCGTTTTTGCGGCATCCGGGGCCGCGCTCTACAATGCCGCCATTGCTCGAGATGCGGAATTCCCCATGTTTGCCCGTTTCCCCCTCTACCTGAAGCTGGTCCGGATGGACAAGCCGATCGGCAGCCTGCTGCTGCTCTGGCCCACGCTCAACGCGCTGTGGATTGCCTCGGGAGGGCGCCCGGCGCCGTCGCTGCTGGTGATCTTCATCCTCGGCACGCTGCTGATGCGCTCGGCCGGTTGCGCGATCAACGACTACGCCGATCGCGACTTCGACCGCCACGTGAAGCGCACCGTCGACCGACCGCTGACCTCGGGCAAGATCCGCGCCTGGGAGGCGGTGGCGATCGCGGTCGGCCTGGCGATCGTCTCCTTCCTGCTGATCCTGCCGCTCAACGGCCTGACCAAGTGGCTGTCGGTGGTGGCCGTGTTCGTGGCCGGCACCTACCCCTTCCTGAAGCGCTTCTTCGCGATCCCGCAGGCCTATCTCGGCATCGCCTTCGGCTTCGGCATCCCGATGGCCTTCGCCGCGATCCAGAACACCGTGCCCCTGATCGCCTGGGTGATGCTGGCCGCGAACGTGTTCTGGTCGGTCGCCTACGACACGGCCTACGCGATGGTCGATCGCGACGACGACCTCAAGATCGGCATGCGCACCTCGGCGATCACCTTCGGCCGCTACGACGTGCTGGCGATCATGCTCTGCTACGCGGCGGTGTTCGCGATCTATGCCTGGATCGGCCTCACCCAGCAGTTCGGCCCGGTGTACTGGCTGGGCTGGGCGGCGGCGGTGGGTTGCGCGGTCTATCACTACACGCTGATCAAGGATCGCGACCGCATGAAGTGCTTCGCGGCATTCCGCCATAACAACTGGCTCGGCGGCGCGCTGTTCGTCGGGATCGCCCTGCATTACGCGGTGACGGCGTTCTGAGCGCAGCGCCCGCGCGTGTCCCGGAAACGACAAAGCGGCCCATGAGGCCGCTTTGTCGTTGACGGACGCGCCGCTCCGAAGATCGGCGCCTCACTCGAAGGCCGGGCTCAGTTGCGGCCGAGTTCGTCGCCGAGTTCGCGGGCCCGCGCATCGGCGGCCAGCACGCCGCTCACGATCCGGTCCTTGAGCTGCTGCGCGTCGAAGGCGGCCAGCGCCGCAGCCGTGGTGCCGCCCTTGGAGGTCACGCGCTCGCGCAGCACGCCGGCCGGCTCGCCCGATTGCGCGGCCAGTTGCGCGGCGCCGGTGAAGGTCGCCACCGCCAGCGCGCGGCCCTGTTCCTCGTTCAGGCCGAGCTGGCGTGCCGCTTCCTGTAGCGCCTCGATGAAATAGAACACGTAGGCAGGGCCGCTGCCGGAGATCGCCGTCACGGCATCCAGGCGCGCCTCGTCGTCGAACCAGACCGTCTCGCCGACCGCGCCGAGCACGGCCGAGGCCAGCTCGCGGCCGGCCGCGTCGACCCCGCCGAGCGCGGCCAGGCCCGTCACGCCCATGCCGACCAGTGCCGGCGTGTTCGGCATGGTGCGCACGATGCGCGCGTAGCCGCCCAGCCAGCGCGACAGGTCGGTGGCGCGGATGCCGGCCGCGATGCTGATTACCAGCGCCTGGCCGAGATGCGGCGCGAGCGCCTTGGCCACCTCGTTGAGCACCTGCGGCTTGACCGCCAGCACGATCGCGTCGTAGCCGGCCAGCGTGGCGTCGATGGTCTCGCCGGTGGCCACGCCGCGTTCCTCGCGCAGGCGCGTGCGGATATCCGCGTTGGGATCGATCACGTAGAGATCGTCGGGCGCCGCGGTGCCGCGCTTGACGATACCGCCGATCAGGGCGGCTGCCATGTTGCCTCCGCCGATGAATGCAATTTTCATGATGGTTGGACCAGGAAACAGGAAGGTTCGTAAATCGGTCAGGACGCGCGCGGCGTGCCGTAGTCGCGCGCGCCGAAGATCGCGGTGCCGACGCGCACGATGGTGGCGCCCTCGAGCACGGCCGCCTCGAGATCGGCCGACATCCCCATCGACAGCGTGTCGAGCGCCAGGCCCTCGGCCTTGAGCGTGTCGAACAGCTCGCGCAGCAGCCGGTGCGGCACGCGCTGCGCCGCGAGTTCGCCGGCCGGCTCGGGGATCGCCATCAGGCCGCGCAACCGCAGCGTGGGCATGGCGGCCACCTCGCGCGCCAGCGCTGCCGCCTCGGCCGGCGCGACGCCGCTCTTGCTGTCCTCGCCGCTCACGTTGACCTGCACGCAGACATTGAGCGGCGGCAGGTGCGCCGGGCGCTGCTCGGCCAGGCGCTGCGCGATCTTGAGTCGGTCGACCGAGTGCACCCAGTCGAACTGCTCGGCCACCACGCGCGTCTTGTTCGATTGCAGCGGCCCGATGAAGTGCCAGTCGAGCGAGGCGCGAAGATCCGCGAGCGCGGCGATCTTGTCGAACGCCTCCTGCACGTAATTCTCGCCGAACGCGCGCTGGCCGGCCGCATGCGCTTCGCGCACGGCTTCGGCTGGGAATGTCTTCGACACCGCGAGCAGCACCACCTCGCCCGGCGCGCGGCCGGCGGAGCGGGCCGCGTCGTCGATGCGGCGGTGAACGGAGGCGAGGCTGGCGGCGAGATCGGACATACGCGGGGCAGGGCGGACGATGGACGGTGAGGCCATGCAAGGCATGGCGCGCCTCATTATACGGATCGCCTCGCGGCCGGTGGAGGATGCCCGGCCCTGGCGCCGCCGCGCCGGAACACGGCCGGCGAGAGGGCGCGCAAACCGGGGCCGGCTGGGGGGGCGAGCCGGGGCGGCGGCGCCTCAGTCGTCGAGCAGTTGCTCGACGAGCTGGATCCAGTGCATCACCGGCGTCGCGGTGCCGCTTTGCAGGTGAGCGAGGCAGCCGATGTTGCCCGAGACGATCAGTTGCGGATCGAGCTCGGCCAACCGGGCCAGCTTCTGCTTGCGCAGCTTGTAGGACAGCGAGGGCTGGGTCAGCGAGTAGGTGCCGGCCGAGCCGCAGCACAGATGGCTGTCGGCCGGCACGCGCAGCTCGACGCCGAGCGCCTCGAGCAGGCGCTCGACCTTGCCGCGCGACTGCTGGCCGTGCTGCAGCGTGCAGGGCGGATGGTAGGCGACGGTTTGCATGCCGCGCCGTTTCGCCAGCGCCACCAGGCGCGTCTCGAAGCCGGCCAGCAGCTCGGACACGTCGCGGGTCAGCTCGACCACGCGGCGGGCCTTGTCGGCATAGGCGGGATCGTCGCGCAGCAGGTGCGCGTATTCGAGCACGGTGGCGCCGCAGCCGCTCGCGTTCATCACGATCGCCTCGGCGCCGGCCTCGATGTGCGGCCACCAGGCGTCGATGTTGCGGCGCGCGTCGGCCAGCGCCTCGTCGCGGTAGTTCAGGTGCAGACGGATCGCGCCGCAGCAGCCCGCCTCGGGCGCGATCACGGTCTCGATGCCGAGCGCGTCGAGCACGCGCGCCGTGGCGATGTTGATGTTCGGCATCATCGAGGGCTGCACGCAGCCGGCCAGCATCAGCATGCGACGCTCGTGGTGCGCGGTGGGCCAGGCCAGCGGTCGGGTGCGCGGCGGGACCTTGTCGCGCAGACGCTTGGGCAGCAGCGGGCGCAGCTGCTGGCCGATCCGCATCGCCGGCGCGAACAGCGCGCCGTTCGGCACGAAGCTGGCCAGCGCGCGCCGCATCAGGCGCTGCGACAGCGTGCGCGGCACGCGCGTCTCGAGCTGCTGGCGGCCGATCTCGACCAGCCGTCCATACTGCACGCCCGACGGGCAGGTGCTCTCGCAACTGCGGCAGGTCAGGCAGCGGTCCAGATGCTGCTGGGTGCTGCGCGTCACCGGCGCGCCTTCCAGCATCTGCTTGATCAGGTAGATGCGCCCGCGCGGGCCGTCGAGCTCGTCGCCGAGCAACTGGTAGGTCGGGCAGGTGGCGGTGCAGAAACCGCAGTGCACGCACTTGCGCAGGATCGATTCGGCCTCGGCGCCGTCGGGCGTGTCGCGGATGAAATCGGCGAGCTTGGTCTGCATGGGCGGCTCAGAAATCGGGGTAGAGCCGGCCGCGGTTGAACACGCGGTCCGGATCGAAGGCGGCCTTCAGGCCACGGTGGATCGCCAGCAGCGGCCCGGCCAGCGGCGTGAACACGCCGCCGCCGCGATCGTAGCCGGCGCTGGCGCGATACAGCGTGGCGTGGCCGCCGGCCTGCTTGGCGCTCATGCGCACCGTGGTGGCGTCGGCGTCGGTGATCCACCAGCGCTGCGCGCCGCCCCATTCCATCATCTGCGAGCCGGGCAGGTGCATGGGCTCGGTGATCGAGGGCAGGGACAGGCGCCAGAGCGCGTGGCCGGGCAGCATCGCGTTGAAGAACGGGTCGTTCTGCTCGCGCACGCCGTGCCAGAAGCGCTGCGCCTCGACCGCGTCCACCGCCTCGCCGCCCAGCGCGCCCTTGGCCGCCTTGACGGCCGCCTCGGCGCCCGACAGGCGCAGCACCAGGGTGCCGAAGCGCCAGGCGCTCGCGCTGACCGGGAACGGGTGGCCCGACCACTCGTTGAGCTTGCGCACCGCGTCGGTCGCGCTCATGTCGAACTTCAGCGTCAGCTCGGCGACCGGCACCGGCAGCACCTTCACCGACAGGTCCAGCATCAGCCCGAGCGTACCCAGCGAGCCGGCCATCAGGCGCGCCACGTCGTAGCCGGCGACGTTCTTCACCACCTGGCCGCCGAAGCGCAGCACCTGGCCGCGCCCGTTCATCAGCGTGACGCCGAGCACGAAGTCGCGCACCGCGCCGGCGCTGGCGCGCCGCGGGCCCGACAGGCCGGCCGCGATGGCGCCGCCGAAGCTGGCGTGGCGGCCGAAGTGAGGCGGCTCGAAGGGCAGCATCTGGTTGTGCGCGGCCAGCTCCGCCTCGATGGCCGCCAGCGGCGTGCCGGCGCGTGCCGTGATCACGAGTTCGGCGGGGTCGTAGGAGACGATGCCGTGCCAGGCGCGCGTATCGAGTATCTCGCCGTCGAGCGACTGGCCGTACCAGTCCTTGGTGCCGCCGCCGCGAATCCGCAGCGAGCGGCCCTGCGCGCCCGCGCTGCGGATGCGTTCGGCCCAGTGCGCGACGATCTCGTCCTGTTCCATCCGGTGTCGCCTCGTCCTGAAATTTCTTGTGCTTCGATTGTACCGGCGCCATAAGCGGCGACAGTCGGGCGATCCCCCTAGAGACAGCGCGCGAGGGCGGCGGGGCGGGTGGCCCGGCGCCGGCCGGGTTTGGCGCTCGCTCGGCGCGGTGGCGAGCTTGCGAAGGGCCGGGCGCACCTGGCGCCTGGCGGCGCGACACGCCGGTTCGGCCGCCAGGCGCGGGCGGATCGGCAGGTTCGCTCTCCAGGGCCGGAATCCCGGCCGGCAGCGCGACCCGGGCCGGCCGTCCAGCAGCCCGGCCGGCCGCTTTCCTCAGAAACGCGGCAGATCCGGGCGCGGCAGCAACCCGCCGCGCACGTGCATGCGGCCGTATTCGGCGCAGCGCGCGCGGCTCGGGATGCCCTTGTCGGGATTGAGCAGGCTGGCCGGGTCGAAGGCGCGCTTCACGGCGAAGAACGCATCGCGTTCCTCCGGCGAGAACTGCACGCACATCGAGTTCAGCTTCTCGACCCCCACGCCGTGCTCGCCCGTCACCGTGCCGCCCAGCTCGACGCAGCTCTCCAGGATGTCGGCGCCGAACAGCTCGGCGCGGTGCAGCTCGTCGGGATCGTTGGCGTTGAACAGGATCAGCGGATGCATGTTGCCGTCGCCGGCATGGAACACGTTGATGCAGCGCAGCCCGTATTGCCCCTCCATCTGCTCGATGCGCGCCAGCAGCGGGCCGATCGCGCGGCGCGGCACGGTGCCGTCCATGCAGTAGTAGTCGGGCGAGATCCGCCCGGCGGCCGGGAAGGCGTTCTTGCGGCCCGACCAGAAGCGCAGCCGTTCCGCCTCCGAGCGCGAGACCTGGATCCGCGTCGCGCCGCTGGCGCGCAGCACCGAGGTGACGCGCGCGATCTCCTCGGCCACCTCGTCGGGCGTGCCGTCCGATTCGCACAGCAGGATGGCGGCCGCGTCCAGGTCGTAGCCGGCCTGCGTGAAGGCCTCCACGGCCCGGGTGGCCGGCTTGTCCATCATCTCCAGCCCGGCCGGCACGATGCCGGCGGCGATGATCGCGGCCACCGCCTCGCCGCCCTTCACCACGTCGTCGAAGCCG contains:
- a CDS encoding class I SAM-dependent methyltransferase, whose protein sequence is MDRDFPELAAKHIAGARLYANRFDLISDLRLAPDSHIAEVGVALGTFSKFMIEKFKPKQFCAFDLFQIHTADTLWGRPTREVLRGMTHRQFYEAEMQNSTSPVITHEGLSSETLPRYPDEYFDMIYIDAAHTFDEVKLDAEISAAKIKKDGVLIFNDYIMHDPFIHADYGIVPVVNEMVVNHGWRVIGFGLQKHMFCDIAIQRG
- the ubiA gene encoding 4-hydroxybenzoate octaprenyltransferase, coding for MFARFPLYLKLVRMDKPIGSLLLLWPTLNALWIASGGRPAPSLLVIFILGTLLMRSAGCAINDYADRDFDRHVKRTVDRPLTSGKIRAWEAVAIAVGLAIVSFLLILPLNGLTKWLSVVAVFVAGTYPFLKRFFAIPQAYLGIAFGFGIPMAFAAIQNTVPLIAWVMLAANVFWSVAYDTAYAMVDRDDDLKIGMRTSAITFGRYDVLAIMLCYAAVFAIYAWIGLTQQFGPVYWLGWAAAVGCAVYHYTLIKDRDRMKCFAAFRHNNWLGGALFVGIALHYAVTAF
- the proC gene encoding pyrroline-5-carboxylate reductase, with the protein product MKIAFIGGGNMAAALIGGIVKRGTAAPDDLYVIDPNADIRTRLREERGVATGETIDATLAGYDAIVLAVKPQVLNEVAKALAPHLGQALVISIAAGIRATDLSRWLGGYARIVRTMPNTPALVGMGVTGLAALGGVDAAGRELASAVLGAVGETVWFDDEARLDAVTAISGSGPAYVFYFIEALQEAARQLGLNEEQGRALAVATFTGAAQLAAQSGEPAGVLRERVTSKGGTTAAALAAFDAQQLKDRIVSGVLAADARARELGDELGRN
- a CDS encoding YggS family pyridoxal phosphate-dependent enzyme; the encoded protein is MSDLAASLASVHRRIDDAARSAGRAPGEVVLLAVSKTFPAEAVREAHAAGQRAFGENYVQEAFDKIAALADLRASLDWHFIGPLQSNKTRVVAEQFDWVHSVDRLKIAQRLAEQRPAHLPPLNVCVQVNVSGEDSKSGVAPAEAAALAREVAAMPTLRLRGLMAIPEPAGELAAQRVPHRLLRELFDTLKAEGLALDTLSMGMSADLEAAVLEGATIVRVGTAIFGARDYGTPRAS
- the glcF gene encoding glycolate oxidase subunit GlcF; translation: MQTKLADFIRDTPDGAEAESILRKCVHCGFCTATCPTYQLLGDELDGPRGRIYLIKQMLEGAPVTRSTQQHLDRCLTCRSCESTCPSGVQYGRLVEIGRQQLETRVPRTLSQRLMRRALASFVPNGALFAPAMRIGQQLRPLLPKRLRDKVPPRTRPLAWPTAHHERRMLMLAGCVQPSMMPNINIATARVLDALGIETVIAPEAGCCGAIRLHLNYRDEALADARRNIDAWWPHIEAGAEAIVMNASGCGATVLEYAHLLRDDPAYADKARRVVELTRDVSELLAGFETRLVALAKRRGMQTVAYHPPCTLQHGQQSRGKVERLLEALGVELRVPADSHLCCGSAGTYSLTQPSLSYKLRKQKLARLAELDPQLIVSGNIGCLAHLQSGTATPVMHWIQLVEQLLDD
- the glcE gene encoding glycolate oxidase subunit GlcE; the protein is MEQDEIVAHWAERIRSAGAQGRSLRIRGGGTKDWYGQSLDGEILDTRAWHGIVSYDPAELVITARAGTPLAAIEAELAAHNQMLPFEPPHFGRHASFGGAIAAGLSGPRRASAGAVRDFVLGVTLMNGRGQVLRFGGQVVKNVAGYDVARLMAGSLGTLGLMLDLSVKVLPVPVAELTLKFDMSATDAVRKLNEWSGHPFPVSASAWRFGTLVLRLSGAEAAVKAAKGALGGEAVDAVEAQRFWHGVREQNDPFFNAMLPGHALWRLSLPSITEPMHLPGSQMMEWGGAQRWWITDADATTVRMSAKQAGGHATLYRASAGYDRGGGVFTPLAGPLLAIHRGLKAAFDPDRVFNRGRLYPDF
- a CDS encoding FAD-linked oxidase C-terminal domain-containing protein, which gives rise to MADAATRAQRQREVVQALMAVLPSHCLLYRDEDTAAYECDGLAAYRRLPLAVALPETESQVQRIVQICRRLNVPIVPRGAGTSLSGGALPNQSGIVVSLARFTRIVEVDSYARTATVQPGVRNIAISEAAAPYGLYYAPDPSSQIACTIGGNVAENSGGVHCLKYGLTVHNVLRVRAVTIDGDVVEFGSLALDTPGLDLLAVMIGSEGMFAIVTEITVKLIPRPQTAQLVMAGFDDVVKGGEAVAAIIAAGIVPAGLEMMDKPATRAVEAFTQAGYDLDAAAILLCESDGTPDEVAEEIARVTSVLRASGATRIQVSRSEAERLRFWSGRKNAFPAAGRISPDYYCMDGTVPRRAIGPLLARIEQMEGQYGLRCINVFHAGDGNMHPLILFNANDPDELHRAELFGADILESCVELGGTVTGEHGVGVEKLNSMCVQFSPEERDAFFAVKRAFDPASLLNPDKGIPSRARCAEYGRMHVRGGLLPRPDLPRF